A single region of the Podospora pseudopauciseta strain CBS 411.78 chromosome 1, whole genome shotgun sequence genome encodes:
- the rhp51 gene encoding RecA recombinase Rhp51 (COG:L; EggNog:ENOG503NU4I): MSAHEEYNESAMEDGGPNPGAPTPLVALEGVAGLTKRDIQMIIEGGYNTVESVAYTPRRVLEQIKGISEQKAQKILTEASKLVPMGFTTATEMHQRRSELISITTGSKNLDTLLAGGIETGSVTEIFGEFRTGKSQICHTLAVTCQLPFDMGGGEGKCMYIDTEGTFRPVRLLAVANRYGLSGEEVLDNVAYARAYNSDHQLQLLNQAAAMMCETRFSLLIVDSATSLYRTDFLGRGELSSRQTHLAKFMRTLQRLADEFGIAVVITNQVVAQVDGGPSAMFNPDPKKPIGGNIIAHASTTRISLKKGRAETRIAKIYDSPCLPESDCLFAIGEDGIGDPAPKDMEKN, encoded by the exons ATGTCGGCTCACGAGGAATACAATGAATCAGcgatggaggatgggggaCCCAACCCTGGCGCGCCCACACCCCTCGTAGCCTTGGAG GGCGTTGCAGGTCTGACTAAACGTGACATTCAAATGATCATCGAGGGAGGCTACAACACAGTTGAGTCCGTCGCCTATACACCAAGGAGGGTACTTGAACAGATCAAGGGTATCTCGGAACAGAAAGCTCAAAAGATCCTCACTGAAGCTTCGAAACTCGTTCCCATGGGCTTCACTACTGCTACGGAAATGCATCAGCGTCGCAGTGAGCTCATCTCCATCACGACGGGCTCCAAGAACCTCGACACACTGTTGGCTGGTGGCATCGAAACCGGCAGCGTAACTGAAATCTTCGGCGAGTTTCGCACGGGAAAGTCACAAATCTGCCACACACTGGCGGTGACATGTCAGTTGCCTTTTGATatgggcggcggcgagggaaaGTGCATGTACATCGACACAGAAGGCACCTTTCGCCCCGTCCGTCTTCTCGCTGTGGCCAATCGATATGGTCtttctggggaagaggttCTCGACAATGTCGCCTATGCGAGAGCGTACAACTCGGATCATCAACTGCAGTTATTGAATCAAGCAGCCGCCATGATGTGCGAGACACGATTCAGTCTTCTGATTGTTGACTCAGCCACCTCGCTCTACCGAACTGACTTTTTGGGTCGTGGTGAGCTCAGCTCTCGTCAGACCCATCTCGCCAAGTTCATGCGTACTCTTCAGCGTCTTGCTGATGAGTTCGGGATTGCTGTCGTTATTACGAACCAGGTGGTGGCACAGGTCGATGGCGGTCCATCAGCCATGTTCAACCCCGACCCCAAGAAGCCCATCGGCGGCAACATCATCGCACATGCCAGTACAACACGCATCAGTTTAAAGAAGGGAAGGGCTGAGACAAGAATAGCCAAGATCTACGACAGTCCTTGTCTGCCAGAGAGTGACTGTCTTTTCGCGATTGGCGAAGATGGTATCGGGGACCCGGCCCCCAAGGACATGGAGAAGAACTGA
- a CDS encoding hypothetical protein (EggNog:ENOG503P6JX): MANGIFFVSWELWQQMTFILAMGIVAVFCAGLMKLWWNNRLVKKQELLDEEKRLRVEEMRRSGLGMKRTNDIPFGVRAIQGGVEVDGIWISRPASQDDPATAKLVSSNSTASSQSSALPPVSQVSLESQRPLFRTMGGLNEDTLRSLEGHGSRQPHDIYVPTSSQQIPRYPSQQSSASSLGESTSARSGSGKGNSSALNSRVYAPKPLREGQYQYHQVDSARNEQDSPPDPFQTPARTPSGFSVRLPSGTQTPLLPVSSIPAPEPTFGPGDLHLNRSSRRVNGGFEILPAGTFGGPRKLDHSVPVPGRTASQSPNKPRT; the protein is encoded by the exons ATGGCCAACGGcatcttttttgtttcttgggaGTTGTGGCAGCAGATGACTTTT ATCCTAGCTATGGGGATAGTGGCTGTATTTTGTGCAGGGCTGATGAAACTCTGGTGGAATAACCGTCTGGTGAAAAAACAAGAGCTGTTGGACGAAGAGAAGAGGCtgcgggtggaggagatgcgCAGGTCAGGTCTTGGCATGAAGCGAACGAACGATATCCCCTTCGGAGTTCGAGCTATACAGGGTGGcgtggaggttgatgggatATGGATCTCAAGACCTGCTTCCCAGGACGACCCAGCTACTGCGAAGCTTGTATCCTCCAATTCGACGGCAAGTAGCCAATCTTCTGCCTTACCACCGGTCTCCCAAGTCTCTTTGGAGAGCCAACGACCGCTTTTTCGAACAATGGGCGGCTTGAATGAGGATACACTTCGAAGTTTGGAGGGGCATGGATCGAGACAGCCTCACGATATCTACGTCCCCACTTCGAGTCAACAAATACCCCGTTATCCTAGTCAGCAAAGCTCAGCGTCGTCGCTAGGAGAGTCTACCTCGGCAAGAAGCGGGAGTGGGAAGGGCAACTCATCAGCACTCAATTCGAGGGTCTATGCGCCAAAACCACTTCGTGAAGGACAGTATCAGTACCATCAGGTGGATAGTGCGCGGAATGAGCAGGACTCACCCCCAGATCCTTTTCAAACCCCGGCCCGTACACCCAGTGGATTCTCAGTTCGACTACCCAGTGGAACACAGACTCCCCTGTTACCAGTGAGCAGCATACCAGCCCCCGAGCCGACCTTTGGGCCCGGAGACTTGCACTTGAACCGTTCTTCTCGGAGGGTGAACGGGGGATTCGAGATTCTACCAGCTGGAACTTTTGGAGGCCCAAGGAAGCTTGACCACTCCGTGCCAGTTCCGGGCAGAACTGCGTCTCAGTCTCCCAATAAGCCGAGGACATAG
- a CDS encoding hypothetical protein (COG:S; EggNog:ENOG503NYY2), translating into MPPRSSLTSSFSITDANNEVVCPLHNQDGSSCRKRCIGEKRYRSMQEHIRRAHPEHYIAKLPATEESFLLMINTPPRTTAQPTSAPVHMSQNKGPAHGYRRDDSSAPGTPRHPDEYQGGAAMYPAAAALAQLHSYKSEHGWESEGDWHSDHEGGRPRTSVELPPIHLTNADVTSMPYSGLDPNRRREVLPSIMANSPPGRSSTLPPLHRPLDANRPRKQSISKRSHYRRKSKGAAAEWLRRIQNDVNPDLLKPGGADRKALSVEPTADFGKRWEDLIDAAASATEDIDEDRTPSPVSIPRASLPPFPHNTFTSYQASPLQQALTPPSYNNEGPDPFPSVESGESGDNFHIESRGLSDSSPSFSSQNTQIYCAACQGVSLLRESYACTECICGLCQACVDVLMGEQGARRKCPRCATIGGRFKPFQLDIR; encoded by the exons ATGCCTCCAAGGTCTTCTCTTACTTCGTCCTTTTCCATTACCGACGCCAACAATGAGGTTGTGTGCCCGCTTCACAATCAGGATGGCTCCAGTTGCAGAAAGCGCTGCATTGGC GAGAAGAGATACCGCTCAATGCAGGAGCACATTCGAAGAGCGCATCCAGAGCACTACATCGCCAAGCTGCCTGCAACCGAGGAGAGCTTCTTGCTCATGATCAACACCCCACCGCGAACGACCGCCCAGCCTACCTCTGCTCCAGTGCACATGAGCCAGAACAAAGGACCGGCGCATGGCTATCGTAGAGATGACTCCAGTGCCCCTGGCACCCCGCGGCACCCTGATGAGTACCAGGGCGGAGCCGCCATGTATCCTGCTGCAGCCGCCCTGGCGCAGCTGCACAGCTACAAGAGCGAGCACGGATGGGAGTCTGAAGGG GACTGGCATTCAGACCACGAAGGCGGCAGGCCGAGGACATCGGTCGAACTGCCACCCATACATCTGACCAATGCAGATGTGACGAGCATGCCGTATTCCGGTCTTGATCCTAATAGGCGTCGCGAGGTTCTTCCCTCGATTATGGCCAACTCTCCCCCAGGCCGATCCTCAACCCTCCCGCCACTGCACAGACCCCTAGATGCCAACCGCCCGCGCAAGCAGTCCATCTCAAAACGGAGCCATTACCGGAGAAAATCCAAGGGTGCTGCCGCTGAATGGCTGCGCCGGATTCAAAATGATGTGAATCCCGATCTCCTCAAACCAGGCGGTGCCGACAGAAAAGCCCTTTCGGTCGAGCCAACAGCTGATTTTGGCAAGCGCTGGGAGGATCTGATCGATGCGGCCGCCTCGGCAACGGAAGACATCGATGAGGACAGAACTCCA TCGCCCGTATCCATCCCACGTGCATCACTGCCGCCATTCCCTCACAATACTTTCACGAGCTACCAAGCGTCCCCCTTGCAACAAGCCCTCACGCCCCCGTCTTACAACAACGAAGGCCCCGACCCGTTCCCGTCGGTCGAGAGCGGCGAAAGCGGCGATAATTTTCACATCGAATCTCGGGGCCTGTCTGATTCGTCGCCCAGCTTTTCCTCCCAGAACACGCAGATATACTGCGCTGCCTGCCAGGGCGTCTCGCTACTGCGGGAATCTTATGCTTGTACCGAGTGCATCTGCGGTCTTTGCCAGGCATGCGTCGACGTCTTGATGGGCGAGCAGGGTGCTCGCAGGAAATGCCCGCGTTGCGCCACGATAGGGGGTCGCTTCAAACCCTTTCAGCTCGACATTCGGTAA
- the vps26 gene encoding Vacuolar protein sorting-associated protein 26 (EggNog:ENOG503NUY1; COG:U; BUSCO:EOG092632FC), with product MSYFFATPVDIDIVLEDADERSMVDVKLDKNRREKAPLYNDGESVKGAITIRPKDGKRLEHTGIKVQFIGTIEMFFDRGNHYEFLSLVQELAAPGELQHPQTFDFNFKNVEKQYESYNGINVKLRYFVRVTVSRRMADVIREKDIWVYSYRIPPEMNSSIKMDVGIEDCLHIEFEYSKSKYHLKDVIVGRIYFLLVRLKIKHMELSIIRRETTGAAPNQYNESETLVRFEIMDGSPSRGETIPIRLFLGGFDLTPTFRDVNKKFSTRYYLSLVLIDEDARRYFKQSEIILYRQAPELTNGPDGLPAPTEDRITTVPAKRKEGASSD from the exons ATGTCGTACTTCTTTGCAACTCCCGTCGATATCGACATAGTGCTAGAAGATGCCGACGAGAGGTCAATGGTCGATGTCAAGCTTGATAAGAACCGACGGGAGAAGGCACCCTTGTACAACGACGGCGAATCCGTCAAAGGCGCCATCACAATACGGCCAAAAGATGGCAAGCGGCTAGAGCACACAGGCATCAAGGTCCAGTTCATAGGCACAATCG AGATGTTCTTCGACCGTGGCAACCACTACGAattcctctccctcgtccaAGAACTCGCCGCCCCAGGCGAACTCCAACACCCACAGACCTTCGACTTCAACTTCAAGAATGTCGAGAAGCAGTACGAGTCTTACAACGGCATCAACGTCAAGCTGCGCTACTTTGTCCGCGTCACGGTATCCCGTCGCATGGCCGACGTCATTCGCGAAAAGGACATTTGGGTCTACAGCTATCGCATCCCCCCCGAGATGaacagcagcatcaagaTGGACGTTGGTATCGAGGACTGCCTGCACATCGAGTTTGAGTACAGCAAGAGCAAGTACCACCTCAAGGATGTGATTGTGGGGCGCATCTACTTCTTGCTTGTGCGCCTAAAGATTAAACACATGGAGTTGAGCATCATCCGCCGAGAGACGACGGGAGCGGCGCCTAACCAATATAACGAGAGTGAGACGCTGGTTCGGTTCGAG ATCATGGACGGGTCGCCATCAAGAGGAGAAACGATACCTATCAGGCTGTTCCTGGGCGGGTTTGACCTAACACCAACGTTCAGAGATGTCAACAAGAAGTTCTCCACGAGATACTACCTCAGTCTCGTCCTTATTGACGAAG ACGCGAGGAGATATTTCAAGCAATCGGAGATCATCCTGTATCGTCAAGCCCCGGAACTCACCAACGGGCCAGATGGCCTACCAGCCCCAACAGAGGATAGAATTACCACTGTGCCGGC gaaaaggaaggaaggggcCAGTTCGGATTGA
- a CDS encoding hypothetical protein (EggNog:ENOG503NY82; COG:U): protein MLPPVVSYQLIRKPTLAQPGPFCPVLLRASLLAWQGGQNSALQSSRTATTLPATKRDNAPGIVDWSLKTSHGVKMPSRKFEILYKEARLNLEPASSSSIVQLRVAPQSAYGRASSNRTSTDDEKGYRSRSLATASSIYHRKHHKSPRAFLWRVLENGTILSIRVADVCKQQQVVDAPLILNLRFPSAIHSSCIGFADPKDTDSLCVFVVDQSNQLYSITLRPELFRNKTTSDGGLGDACRVYSPPGFGFKHPHRLAVVNSDQFIVTMHDGGILKFDRNKTHDVHASPWKETIYNVAGWGQSLRGLVPFQRNPTVRYEKINMELTAAVSTAVVTMGLENTAFLFTICLDHRMRVWDVRTGSILYTGDILNANRDVQEGSSWNINPSQSNLIRIEEGARGECLVTTFSPVGNGEFKFWKVKANDQGSIHVADYFPGQQLIPPSPSSMDVWSMADFAVMGKTEGPELWALWKNNTSYRVHRLQIHPRNGNRCFDDGWKTVYIENSVPTVEASGPWNSIDSTEKWLDLIFFPGRFSKATLETALAVYEKGLGTYKETSSRAGKSIVESICSVLGSTAALGKSSAGGADYEQFRGTSETQWMRFWRLLLELDKQRGEALALIYDPEEEMVWTVCADLLAAVRECSDMDRVYHNLSSPEKKDEDVAALVAAGLTFVEGLNDSTSQLSHAALRAELFQESSLPDSERMQLFLDRAGFWSSVGDDDIAQVTDILGQNYRTVTSRLYEDLFDLITATSDANSQELREQFTGFGRKVIVRSVQDTVELHRRILFSQLVLLVHMEFDIENEEQSPLHSRFDVGSIYRRLIGALRRLEHLRWMVKTELNIPARVAVVSGVSSPQLAKRGQEETHTVTALEGLTGHLYGLPEDSNEPLISAITDLVLDLCAPGSTTILQTCLLQCGLLKHDRPDLALELKPFADQDPFSIYIQGRVFLAHKDYDTAAYYFRRAAIGLSITMKHMDRHSSGLLDDTEWNLLNTGLPNYYSHIVSLFERQKAYSYVVEFSRLALQFVQTGAQDTASIKTEMLSRLFTASTAISHFEEAHSALLQMQDEALQRSYLRKLVEKMCETGQNKQLISLPFSGLQPKVDDILLEKCKATRDVLSGVPYHQILYAWRISHNDYRGGAAILLDRLQKLRQAGEGDKINSVNGDALDTQVTRQYLLLINALNCVPPEEAYILEDVSSEEKSTPAAPRINNGGGGGDDLDAQLEDLSKKLDVENGVNGEEEEDAALVAKMKSFLLRPAEGQAPRQLLTLADIRKNYQLELDRIVAIQNNQFGIMGEGDEDVDMMDIA from the exons ATGCTCCCGCCTGTTGTGTCTTATCAGCTTATCAGAAAACCCACCCTAGCTCAGCCCGGGCCATTCTGCCCAGTCTTGCTCAGAGCTTCCTTGCTTGCTTGGCAAGGCGGCCAGAATTCTGCCCTCCAAAGCTCAAGAACCGCGACCACTCTACCAGCAACGAAACGCGACAACGCCCCCGGGATCGTCGATTGGTCGTTAAAAACATCACATGGGGTCAAGATGCCCTCCAGGAAGTTTGAGATACTCTACAAAGAGGCGCGATTGAATCTAGAGCCTGCTTCGTCATCGTCTATTGTGCAGCTCCGCGTCGCACCGCAAAGCGCCTACGGACGGGCGAGCTCAAACCGAACCAGCACCGACGACGAGAAGGGCTACCGGTCAAGGAGCCTTGCGACTGCCTCCTCCATCTACCACCGAAAACACCACAAGTCTCCCAGAGCATTCCTCTGGCGTGTCCTCGAAAATGGCACCATTCTCAGCATTCGCGTCGCCGATGTTTGCAAGCAGCAACAAGTCGTCGATGCGCCATTGATTCTCAACCTTCGCTTCCCTTCTGCGATACACAGTTCATGCATCGGCTTTGCAGACCCAAAGGATACCGATTCGTTGTGCGTCTTCGTTGTCGACCAGTCGAACCAGCTGTACTCGATCACACTGCGACCTGAGCTCTTCCGCAACAAGACAACGAGTGACGGGGGGCTGGGAGATGCTTGCCGGGTATACTCGCCGCCAGGGTTTGGGTTTAAGCACCCGCATCGCCTTGCGGTTGTCAACTCTGATCAGTTTATCGTCACTATGCATGACGGCGGCATCTTGAAGTTTGACAGAAACAAGACACACGATG TACATGCGTCGCCTTGGAAAGAAACCATTTACAATGTTGCCGGCTGGGGACAAAGTCTGCGTGGGCTTGTTCCCTTCCAGCGAAACCCGACGGTCCGATACGAAAAGATCAACATGGAGTTGACAGCGGCCGTATCGACAGCAGTGGTGACCATGGGACTCGAAAACACCGCCTTTCTGTTCACGATTTGCTTAGATCACAGAATGAGGGTGTGGGACGTGCGCACAGGTTCAATCTTATACACTGGCGATATCTTGAATGCGAATAGGGATGTGCAGGAAGGGTCGTCATGGAACATCAATCCTTCGCAGAGCAACCTAATCCGAATAGAGGAAGGCGCTCGTGGCGAGTGTCTGGTTACGACCTTTTCGCCTGTCGGTAACGGCGAGTTCAAGTTCTGGAAAGTCAAGGCCAATGATCAGGGGTCGATTCATGTTGCCGACTACTTCCCAGGCCAGCAATTGATTCCTCCGAGCCCATCCTCGATGGATGTCTGGTCAATGGCCGACTTCGCCGTCATGGGTAAAACAGAAGGGCCGGAACTCTGGGCTTTGTGGAAGAACAACACCAGCTATCGCGTGCACAGGCTGCAAATACACCCACGGAACGGCAATCGGTGCTTTGATGACGGGTGGAAGACGGTTTATATTGAAAACTCGGTACCAACAGTGGAAGCTTCGGGGCCATGGAACTCGATCGACTCCACTGAGAAATGGCTCGATCTTATCTTCTTCCCTGGGAGATTCTCCAAGGCTACGCTTGAAACTGCCCTGGCCGTTTATGAGAAGGGACTGGGTACCTACAAGGAGACATCTTCAAGAGCGGGCAAGAGTATTGTAGAGTCCATCTGTTCTGTTCTGGGGTCCACGGCGGCATTGGGAAAGTCCTCAGCCGGCGGTGCTGATTACGAGCAGTTCAGGGGTACAAGCGAAACGCAGTGGATGCGGTTTTGGCGTCTTTTGCTTGAGCTTGACAAGCAAAGGGGCGAAGCTCTTGCACTGATATATGATCCGGAGGAAGAAATGGTGTGGACTGTATGCGCAGACTTGCTTGCTGCCGTAAGGGAATGCAGCGATATGGACCGTGTTTATCACAATCTTTCGAGtccagagaagaaggatgaggatgtcGCTGCTCTGGTTGCTGCCGGCCTCACATTTGTGGAAGGTCTTAACGACAGTACATCCCAACTAAGCCACGCTGCCCTTCGAGCCGAGTTGTTCCAAGAGTCTTCGCTGCCGGACAGTGAAAGGATGCAGCTGTTCCTAGATCGGGCAGGGTTTTGGTCATCGGTCGGGGATGACGATATCGCCCAAGTCACCGACATTCTTGGTCAGAACTACCGGACAGTAACCTCTCGTCTGTATGAGGATCTGTTTGATTTGATCACAGCCACGAGCGACGCCAACTCACAGGAGCTTAGAGAGCAATTCACTGGGTTTGGGCGGAAGGTCATTGTCCGCTCTGTTCAAGATACAGTCGAGCTTCACCGGAGAATTCTCTTCAGTCAGCTGGTACTTCTCGTTCACATGGAGTTTGATATCGAAAATGAAGAGCAAAGCCCACTTCACTCGCGGTTCGACGTGGGTTCCATCTACCGGCGATTAATCGGGGCTCTCCGAAGACTGGAGCATCTGAGGTGGATGGTCAAGACAGAGCTGAACATTCCAGCCAGAGTTGCGGTGGTGTCTGGTGTTTCTTCTCCTCAGTTAGCCAAGCGTGGACAGGAGGAGACACACACTGTGACAGCCCTGGAGGGGCTTACAGGTCACCTCTATGGGTTGCCAGAAGATAGCAATGAGCCACTAATTTCCGCCATCACGGACCTGGTATTGGACCTCTGCGCCCCTGGCAGCACGACCATCCTCCAGACGTGCCTTCTCCAATGCGGCCTGCTCAAACATGACCGACCAGATCTTGCACTCGAGCTCAAGCCGTTCGCCGACCAGGATCCCTTTTCCATTTATATCCAAGGTCGTGTCTTCCTTGCACACAAGGATTACGACACCGCTGCCTACTACTTCAGAAGAGCAGCCATTGGCCTCAGCATCACCATGAAGCACATGGATCGCCACAGCTCCGGCCTGCTCGACGATACAGAATGGAACCTACTTAACACTGGGCTCCCCAATTACTACAGCCATATCGTCTCTCTCTTCGAACGCCAAAAGGCTTACTCGTACGTCGTGGAGTTTTCCCGCCTGGCTCTTCAATTCGTGCAAACCGGTGCGCAGGACACAGCAAGCATTAAGACTGAAATGCTGAGCCGTCTGTTCACCGCCTCCACGGCCATCTCCCACTTTGAGGAAGCCCACTCTGCTCTCCTCCAAATGCAGGACGAAGCCCTGCAGAGATCCTACCTCCGCAAGCTCGTCGAGAAGATGTGCGAGACGGGCCAAAACAAGCAACTCATCAGCCTCCCCTTTTCCGGTCTGCAGCCCAAGGTGGatgacatcctcctcgagaaGTGCAAAGCCACCCGCGACGTCCTCAGCGGGGTACCCTACCACCAGATCCTCTACGCCTGGAGAATCAGCCACAACGATTACCGCGGTGGCGCCGCCATCCTGCTCGACAGGCTCCAAAAGCTCCGCCAGGCAGGCGAGGGCGACAAGATCAACAGCGTCAACGGCGACGCGCTGGACACGCAGGTCACGAGGCAGTATCTTCTTTTGATCAACGCGTTGAACTGCGTGCCGCCCGAGGAAGCTTACATTCTGGAGGATGTCTCTTCCGAGGAGAAATCAACCCCCGCCGCTCCTAGAATTAacaacggcggcggtggtggtgatgacctCGACGCGCAGCTGGAGGATCTCTCCAAGAAGCTCGATGTCGAGAACGGTGtgaatggggaggaggaggaggacgcgGCGCTGGTTGCAAAGATGAAGTCGTTCTTGTTGAGGCCGGCGGAGGGGCAGGCGCCGAGGCAGCTGCTGACGCTGGCGGACATTAGGAAGAACTACCAGCTCGAGCTGGACAGGATTGTGGCGATTCAGAATAATCAGTTTGGTATCatgggggagggtgacgaAGACGTGGACATGATGGATATTGCTTAG